A region of Homalodisca vitripennis isolate AUS2020 unplaced genomic scaffold, UT_GWSS_2.1 ScUCBcl_3856;HRSCAF=9636, whole genome shotgun sequence DNA encodes the following proteins:
- the LOC124372704 gene encoding uncharacterized protein LOC124372704, translated as MKTSPPPVCFHIPEMQGEGAVKTTGVPKDPDPKIPQMVEKNNTLSTLSTTFELGLLQQQQADAEKEEEKHLLEIEVFIKKMETAVRQQPNVNRTIKDGLPKIKDLLATVMQCRKIRHKARAQEYTLTSPKAGNANKKRKVRTSLPSSPDATPVVIATATQTSPVVSKNSTEYRISPPEHHPTDSPRTTYEEGDVQQSPERQWEKKLTRREKRQKKRAEVATKKLGDGKTPKPSGGRSFAEVLGELRAKAKPEAETVIKAIRRTQNGDVLLELGKSKDKAAFAESLKKALGDKGSVRSLDPKVSIEIRDLDGLTNDSEVTEAIKRAIPELKESTFKVWLTKPNRSQQRMAVAELGDRHANKLLALQHLRVGWVSGRVKRRVVVPRCFRCLGFGHSSRACKGPDRTNHCFQCGQIGHKRQDCNQNSCFICKEAGSKGNALEHIPGSGRTADSLLDRLAQEHGADALLVSEQYRIRDPSVWFPDTLHTAAFWVRNPQEVLMRSHGQGRGFVWERCRDVTIFSCYLTPNEAIQDFRDKIDCLEESVIGTSGHVIVGGDFNARTVEWGMSLTNSRGKYILDFAARAGLVVINEGNTPTFQRPGQRGTIHDITLASESLLPRISHWMVLDDYTASDHQYILFDVTDGLRRTSAPREVPLQWNTKKLDAGKFTDVILRATTREPAVHGGACTETLVSSVMGLITSACDKSMPRRRIRCNKQPVYWWTDEIADLRRACLRTRRVAMRARNPADRGRKTEAYKAVRKTLRRAINRSKHDCWRKLREDVDSDPWGLGYKIVTRKIGARSPPSVMDGATMEKVVQSLFPTHPPRQEVIFDRVEDIPLFSNEELERAVLSLKNNKAPGPDGIPSEALKQVFQVNPRILLNMYNACLSEAVFPSRWKKARLVLISKGKR; from the exons ATGAAGACATCACCCCCTCCGGTATGTTTTCACATCCCCGAAATGCAGGGAGAAGGTGCAGTTAAAACTACTGGGGTGCCCAAGGACCCAGATCCCAAAATCCCCCAAATGGTTGAGAAAAATAACACCTTAAGTACTCTTTCTACAACTTTCGAGCTAGGCCTGTTGCAGCAGCAACAAGCTGATGCCGAAAAGGAGGAGGAAAAGCACCTTTTAGAGATCGAAGTTTTTATCAAGAAGATGGAGACAGCTGTTAGGCAGCAGCCTAACGTTAACCGTACCATCAAAGATGGCCTGCCAAAGATTAAGGATTTGTTGGCCACAGTAATGCAATGCCGAAAGATCAGGCACAAGGCAAGAGCCCAAGAGTATACCTTAACTTCTCCAAAGGCTGGCAATGCTAACAAAAAGCGGAAGGTAAGAACCTCATTACCTTCTAGCCCCGATGCGACACCTGTGGTGATAGCGACGGCAACGCAGACTTCCCCTGTGGTGTCCAAAAATTCCACCGAATACAGGATAAGCCCCCCTGAGCATCACCCAACTGATAGCCCGCGTACTACTTACGAGGAGGGTGATGTCCAACAGTCACCTGAGAGGCAGTGGGAGAAAAAGTTGACGAGAAGGGAGAAGAGGCAGAAGAAGCGGGCGGAGGTCGCTACAAAGAAATTAGGTGACGGAAAGACGCCAAAA CCCTCCGGGGGGCGATCGTTTGCTGAAGTCTTGGGGGAACTCCGGGCGAAAGCCAAGCCAGAGGCAGAGACTGTCATTAAGGCAATTCGACGGACCCAAAACGGGGATGTATTGCTCGAGCTGGGGAAGTCGAAAGATAAAGCCGCTTTTGCTGAGAGCTTAAAAAAAGCACTCGGAGACAAGGGGTCCGTGCGGTCACTCGACCCAAAGGTATCGATTGAAATTCGTGACCTTGACGGACTCACCAATGATAGCGAGGTAACAGAGGCTATAAAACGGGCTATTCCCGAATTAAAAGAATCTACATTTAAAGTATGGCTCACAAAGCCGAACCGCAGCCAGCAGCGAATGGCGGTCGCCGAATTAGGCGATAGACACGCCAATAAGCTGTTGGCTCTCCAACATCTGCGAGTTGGCTGGGTGAGTGGCCGGGTTAAACGAAGAGTTGTCGTCCCACGGTGCTTCCGCTGCCTTGGGTTCGGCCACTCCTCTCGAGCCTGTAAGGGGCCTGACCGCACCAATCACTGTTTTCAGTGTGGTCAGATTGGACATAAGAGGCAGGATTGTAACCAGAACTCCTGTTTCATTTGTAAAGAAGCTGGCAGTAAGGGTAACGCCCTGGAGCACATACCGGGCTCAGGACG GACAGCTGATAGTCTGCTTGACCGGCTGGCCCAAGAACATGGTGCCGACGCGCTCTTAGTGAGCGAGCAGTATCGAATTAGGGACCCTTCGGTGTGGTTTCCCGACACACTCCATACTGCTGCTTTCTGGGTGCGGAATCCACAAGAAGTTTTGATGCGGAGCCATGGACAAGGCCGAGGATTCGTCTGGGAAAGGTGTAGGGACGTTACAATTTTTAGTTGCTACCTCACCCCCAACGAGGCCATCCAGGACTTCCGCGATAAGATCGACTGCCTGGAAGAGAGCGTGATTGGTACCAGTGGACATGTCATCGTTGGTGGGGACTTCAACGCAAGGACTGTCGAGTGGGGAATGTCTCTCACCAATTCCCGGGGGAAGTACATCCTGGACTTTGCTGCCAGGGCTGGACTCGTTGTTATCAACGAGGGCAATACGCCTACTTTCCAGCGCCCCGGGCAAAGAGGCACGATCCACGACATAACCCTTGCGTCTGAGTCACTCTTGCCGCGGATCTCACACTGGATGGTGCTTGATGATTACACTGCCAGTGATCATCAGTATATCTTGTTTGATGTAACGGACGGCCTGCGAAGAACCTCTGCACCTCGAGAAGTACCGCTCCAGTGGAATACTAAGAAGCTGGACGCGGGAAAGTTCACCGATGTCATCTTACGGGCAACAACGCGGGAACCTGCGGTGCACGGTGGGGCTTGCACCGAGACATTGGTTTCGTCAGTGATGGGACTAATAACCTCGGCCTGCGATAAGTCCATGCCGCGCAGGAGAATAAGGTGCAACAAGCAACCCGTTTATTGGTGGACAGACGAGATTGCGGATCTCCGTAGAGCCTGTTTAAGAACCAGAAGAGTTGCCATGAGAGCTAGAAATCCCGCAGACCGAGGTCGTAAGACGGAGGCCTATAAGGCTGTAAGAAAGACTCTCCGCCGGGCTATCAACCGGAGCAAGCATGACTGCTGGCGGAAACTCAGGGAGGACGTCGATTCCGATCCATGGGGTCTGGGGTACAAGATTGTAACCCGAAAGATTGGCGCACGATCACCTCCATCCGTCATGGACGGCGCCACCATGGAGAAGGTTGTCCAGTCCCTGTTTCCAACTCATCCGCCGAGGCAAGAAGTCATATTCGATAGGGTGGAAGACATCCCGCTTTTCAGTAATGAGGAGCTGGAGAGGGCTGTCCTCTCCCTGAAGAACAacaaggctcctggtccagatgGGATTCCGAGTGAAGCTCTTAAACAAGTTTTCCAAGTCAATCCAAGGAttctattaaatatgtataatgccTGCCTTTCTGAAGCGGTGTTCCCGTCCCGGTGGAAAAAAGCCAGGCTTGTACTAATTAGCAAGGGGAAAAGGTGA